In the Populus trichocarpa isolate Nisqually-1 chromosome 1, P.trichocarpa_v4.1, whole genome shotgun sequence genome, one interval contains:
- the LOC18095020 gene encoding lysine-specific demethylase JMJ32, translating into MLKEGERLLEGLWGEVRELSLGNRIQRLDSAPTPLQFLRDFVSPNKPCIISNAISHWPALTRWPSLSYLSSTLSNSIVSLHLTPDGRADSLVPLENPKKEEICFASAHVERVPFPCALDLVLNPERKNLVAYLQQQNDCFREEYSALASDCDAHIPWATEALGGYLPEAVNLWIGNHLSETSFHKDHYENLYAVVSGEKQFLLLPPTDMHRMYIQDFPAAQYSYSSDGGEFRLELEKPLRYVPWCSVNPYPSPETKEIEMSKFPLYFNGPTPFHCTVKAGEILYLPSMWFHHVRQSPDDNGCAIAINYWYDMQFDIKYAYFNFLQSIHHGSRLMNCDASKCTLSDELCIDASEWEANQEDTKDG; encoded by the exons ATGTTGAAGGAGGGAGAAAGATTGCTAGAAGGGCTGTGGGGGGAAGTGAGGGAGCTAAGCCTGGGAAACAGAATACAACGGCTAGACTCAGCCCCAACCCCGCTCCAATTCCTAAGAGACTTTGTATCCCCTAACAAGCCTTGCATCATTTCTAATGCCATCTCCCACTGGCCTGCTCTCACCCGTTGGCCTAGTCTCTCTTACCTCTCTTCCACCCTTTCCAATTCCATCGTCTCCCTTCACCTCACCCCAGATGGCCGTGCCGATTCCCTTGTTCCCctagaaaaccctaaaaaagaagaaatatgcTTCGCCTCTGCTCACGTGGAGCGTGTTCCTTTCCCTTGTGCACTTGATCTTGTTCTGAAtccagaaagaaaaaatctgGTGGCATACCTGCAGCAGCAGAATGACTGCTTCCGGGAAGAATATTCGGCATTGGCTTCGGACTGCGATGCCCACATCCCATGGGCGACTGAGGCACTGGGAGGCTACCTTCCGGAGGCGGTGAATCTGTGGATTGGAAACCATTTATCTGAAACTTCATTCCACAAGGACCATTATGAGAATCTGTATGCTGTTGTTTCGGGGGAGAAGCAATTCTTGCTACTTCCTCCTACTGACATGCACCGCATGTACATTCAAGATTTCCCAGCTGCTCAGTATTCTTATTCCAGTGACGGTGGAGAATTTAGATTGGAGTTGGAGAAGCCATTGAGATATGTGCCATGGTGCAGCGTGAATCCTTATCCATCTCCAGAAACTAAGGAGATTGAAATGTCTAAATTTCCTCTGTATTTCAATGGTCCGACACCCTTTCATTGTACTGTCAAGGCTGGCGAGATTCTCTACTT GCCAAGTATGTGGTTTCATCATGTTCGACAGAGTCCAGATGACAATGGATGCGCTATTGCCATAAACTATT GGTATGATATGCAGTTCGACATCAAGTATGCTTATTTCAATTTCTTGCAATCAATTCATCATGGGTCAAGATTGATGAATTGCGATGCATCCAAGTGCACCTTAAGTGATGAACTATGTATTGATGCTAGTGAATGGGAAGCCAATCAAGAAGATACTAAAGACGGATAA